A window of the Parvularcula bermudensis HTCC2503 genome harbors these coding sequences:
- a CDS encoding glutathione S-transferase family protein, which produces MTQARYLLYTAPTPNGWKASVTLEELELPYDVHPIDLMKGAQKAPDYVRLNPNGRIPTLVDREEGDFAIFESGAIMIYLAEETGRLLPTDKKGRSTVLQWLMFQMGGIGPMMGQANVFGRYWPEKIEPVIDRYRGESARLFGVLDTRLADHEWLAGDYSIADIANWCWVRTYAWSGVDIDPFPHLIRWKNAIEGRPAARAGVVVPGSLKLSTQEDADAFSKGARSMVETGKK; this is translated from the coding sequence ATGACGCAAGCGAGATATCTCCTTTATACCGCGCCGACCCCCAATGGATGGAAAGCGTCCGTCACCCTCGAAGAGCTGGAACTCCCCTATGATGTGCATCCCATCGATTTGATGAAGGGCGCGCAAAAGGCGCCGGACTATGTGCGGCTCAATCCGAATGGCCGCATCCCGACCCTGGTCGACAGGGAGGAAGGCGATTTCGCCATCTTCGAATCCGGCGCGATTATGATCTATCTGGCAGAAGAGACCGGGCGGCTATTGCCGACTGACAAAAAAGGCCGGAGCACAGTCCTTCAATGGCTGATGTTTCAGATGGGCGGGATCGGCCCAATGATGGGGCAGGCCAATGTCTTCGGTCGCTATTGGCCAGAGAAGATAGAGCCCGTGATCGACCGATATCGCGGCGAGAGCGCCCGTCTGTTCGGGGTGCTCGATACGCGGCTTGCTGACCATGAGTGGCTGGCTGGCGACTATTCTATCGCCGATATTGCGAATTGGTGTTGGGTGCGGACCTATGCCTGGTCCGGGGTCGATATCGACCCATTCCCCCATCTTATAAGGTGGAAAAACGCGATCGAAGGGCGCCCAGCGGCCAGGGCCGGGGTTGTCGTGCCCGGTTCGCTTAAACTTTCCACGCAGGAAGACGCGGACGCCTTTTCAAAGGGCGCCCGGTCCATGGTCGAGACGGGCAAGAAATAG
- a CDS encoding GMC family oxidoreductase, which produces MEFDYVIVGGGSAGAVLAARLSENGQNSVCLLEAGGKGDSIFVRLPAAIALGVRGTLNNWNYETVPQKGLNGRTPFQPRGKALGGSSAINAMIYMRGHHKDYDEWASLGATGWSFDDVLPYFKKSESHELGETDLHGGEGPLQVCTQKHAQPISLRFIEAANQCQIRTNNDFNGEIQEGAGLFHLTRHFEGKHKGERCSSAAAYLRSIKARSNLEILTNAPASKILFDDHKATGVKFRHGDTEKTVKARREVILSSGAFGSPQLLMLSGIGDPNKLSPMGIPVLAEAPEVGTNLQDHLDIILPAKSSSAYTPFLPLPGPISTIRALVDWIKRRDGLFATPGTEAGAFFFSKPELDRPDFQLHFGLMRVEDHVRKLHFGHTYCTHMCLLRPKSRGEVTLSSPDAMAPPLIDPRYLDHEDDLADMIAGAKKTRAIMQAPALKEAQKEEIDTHEGMTDSDWAAYIRAKADTIYHPVGTCRMGSDEGAVVDPQLRVRGVDNLRVVDASIMPRLIGGNTNAPTMMIGEKAADMILGRASA; this is translated from the coding sequence ATGGAATTTGACTATGTCATCGTCGGGGGCGGATCGGCCGGAGCTGTTTTGGCGGCTCGGCTGAGTGAAAATGGCCAAAATTCCGTCTGTCTTTTGGAGGCTGGGGGCAAAGGAGACAGTATTTTCGTTCGGCTGCCAGCGGCCATTGCCCTTGGGGTCAGGGGGACGTTGAACAACTGGAATTATGAGACCGTTCCCCAAAAAGGATTGAATGGGCGGACGCCCTTCCAACCTCGCGGCAAGGCCCTTGGCGGATCGAGTGCGATCAACGCCATGATCTATATGCGCGGCCACCACAAAGACTATGACGAATGGGCGTCGCTCGGTGCCACTGGCTGGTCATTTGACGACGTGCTGCCCTATTTCAAGAAATCCGAAAGCCACGAACTGGGTGAGACCGACCTTCATGGGGGGGAGGGACCGCTTCAGGTCTGTACCCAGAAACATGCCCAACCCATCAGCCTCCGATTTATCGAAGCGGCCAATCAATGTCAGATCCGCACGAACAATGATTTCAACGGCGAAATCCAAGAAGGGGCCGGCCTGTTCCATCTGACCCGTCACTTCGAGGGCAAGCATAAAGGGGAGCGATGCTCTAGCGCCGCGGCCTATTTGCGATCAATCAAGGCACGGTCTAATCTGGAAATTCTGACAAACGCCCCTGCCTCCAAAATCCTCTTCGATGATCATAAGGCGACGGGGGTCAAATTCCGTCATGGCGATACGGAGAAAACGGTTAAGGCCAGGCGTGAGGTCATCCTATCCTCCGGCGCCTTCGGCTCCCCGCAATTATTGATGCTGTCGGGTATTGGCGATCCGAACAAGCTCTCGCCGATGGGCATTCCTGTACTGGCCGAAGCCCCCGAGGTGGGGACGAATTTGCAGGATCATTTGGATATCATCCTTCCGGCCAAGTCTTCTTCAGCCTACACCCCATTTTTGCCATTGCCTGGACCGATTTCAACCATCAGGGCACTGGTCGACTGGATCAAGCGGCGGGATGGCTTGTTCGCGACGCCGGGAACGGAGGCCGGAGCGTTCTTTTTCTCCAAACCCGAACTCGACCGACCGGACTTTCAGCTTCATTTCGGGTTGATGCGGGTCGAGGATCACGTCCGTAAACTGCATTTCGGTCACACCTATTGTACCCATATGTGCCTGCTGCGACCGAAATCCCGCGGTGAGGTCACCTTGTCGAGCCCGGATGCCATGGCCCCGCCCCTGATCGATCCGCGCTATCTGGATCACGAAGACGATCTTGCCGACATGATCGCCGGTGCCAAGAAAACCCGTGCCATCATGCAGGCCCCCGCGTTGAAAGAGGCGCAGAAAGAGGAAATCGACACCCATGAGGGCATGACGGATTCCGATTGGGCCGCGTATATCAGAGCGAAAGCCGACACGATCTATCACCCCGTCGGCACCTGTCGCATGGGAAGTGACGAGGGGGCGGTGGTCGATCCGCAATTGCGGGTGCGCGGCGTTGACAACCTCCGCGTTGTCGACGCGTCGATTATGCCCCGGCTGATCGGCGGCAACACCAATGCGCCCACCATGATGATCGGCGAAAAGGCTGCCGATATGATCCTCGGACGCGCATCTGCGTAA
- a CDS encoding AtzE family amidohydrolase yields the protein MDNAPTQGDRANLSARPAGSLADRAQRLGLDLSPEALSGIATVEAGLADHMERLNAEVAHIPPLAQHGPAIGAIVDAVKGRQQTPRDIALSALAVAREANRDLSCFTRFFEARALADAARVEARLARGEDPGPLAGVPYAVKDLFGVAGEPTTAGAQSRETAPPEADDCEAIRRLGDAGAILIGSTMMDEYAYGFVTVNSHYGTTKNPHALDRLAGGSSGGSAAAVAAGLVPFALGSDTNGSVRVPASLCGVFGLRPSHGDIPTEGVFPFVPSLDTVGAFARSAADLALVHAVLRDRAFVGSERALRIGWLDGYFTAPLDPSLRARLDTAITSIGESPPITLPEAGRARSAAFLLTAADGGRGHLGRLRQHRDQYDPSTRDRLLAGALLPDDRRADARRAARAFAVALDEAFDKVDLLVTLTTPSEAPAISDPRFSLGGEWVDARRELGLFTQPFGLSGVPAMSLPLPSPPGTLPIGLQLIGPRGRDDLVIEAALRLAQAGTVAPSTPPYYRTSLPC from the coding sequence ATGGACAACGCCCCTACGCAAGGTGATCGGGCGAATTTGAGCGCGCGCCCTGCCGGGTCGCTCGCCGATCGCGCCCAGCGTCTAGGGCTCGACCTCTCCCCTGAGGCCTTAAGCGGGATCGCGACCGTCGAAGCCGGGCTCGCCGACCATATGGAGCGCCTAAACGCCGAGGTCGCTCACATCCCTCCCCTTGCGCAGCACGGCCCGGCCATCGGCGCCATAGTGGACGCCGTCAAAGGGCGGCAGCAAACGCCCCGCGACATCGCCCTGTCGGCCTTGGCCGTGGCGCGTGAGGCCAATCGAGATTTATCCTGCTTCACCCGCTTCTTCGAGGCACGCGCCCTGGCCGACGCCGCTCGGGTCGAAGCGCGCCTGGCCCGCGGCGAGGATCCAGGCCCCCTGGCGGGCGTCCCCTATGCCGTGAAAGATCTGTTCGGCGTTGCCGGGGAACCGACAACAGCAGGGGCCCAATCCCGGGAAACAGCTCCCCCTGAAGCGGATGATTGCGAAGCGATCAGACGATTGGGCGATGCCGGCGCCATCCTCATCGGGTCAACCATGATGGATGAATACGCCTACGGCTTTGTCACGGTGAACAGCCATTATGGCACGACCAAAAACCCGCACGCACTCGATCGCCTGGCCGGGGGCTCATCGGGCGGCTCCGCCGCGGCCGTAGCGGCCGGCCTCGTGCCCTTTGCCCTTGGGTCTGACACCAATGGCTCCGTCCGTGTCCCCGCCAGTCTCTGCGGCGTGTTCGGTCTGCGACCAAGCCATGGCGATATTCCCACTGAAGGGGTTTTCCCCTTTGTCCCCAGTCTCGATACGGTCGGGGCCTTTGCCCGCTCTGCGGCGGATCTGGCCCTTGTTCATGCGGTCCTTCGCGATCGCGCCTTTGTGGGGAGCGAACGGGCCTTACGGATTGGCTGGCTCGACGGCTATTTCACCGCCCCCCTCGATCCTTCCCTCCGGGCCCGTCTTGATACGGCCATCACGTCCATTGGCGAGAGCCCCCCGATCACCCTCCCCGAAGCGGGGCGCGCGCGATCGGCGGCATTTCTTCTCACCGCGGCGGATGGGGGACGAGGACATCTCGGCAGGCTTCGTCAGCATCGCGATCAATATGACCCAAGTACGCGGGATCGGCTCCTCGCGGGGGCGCTGTTGCCAGACGATCGCCGCGCCGATGCCCGCCGCGCGGCAAGAGCCTTTGCCGTGGCGCTCGACGAGGCCTTCGACAAGGTCGACCTCCTCGTCACCCTCACGACCCCGTCAGAAGCGCCGGCAATATCGGACCCAAGATTTTCCCTCGGCGGAGAATGGGTGGACGCGCGGCGGGAACTTGGTCTTTTTACGCAACCCTTTGGGCTATCGGGCGTCCCCGCCATGAGCCTGCCCCTTCCCTCCCCGCCCGGGACCCTCCCGATCGGGTTGCAGCTTATCGGCCCCCGCGGTCGCGATGACCTGGTGATCGAAGCCGCGCTACGCCTTGCCCAGGCAGGGACGGTCGCCCCCTCCACTCCTCCCTATTACAGGACATCGCTGCCATGCTGA
- a CDS encoding gamma-glutamyltransferase family protein, with the protein MLTTPSSQRGMVTSPHHLASQAGLDVLREGGTAIEAAIATGACLAVVYPHMNALGGDSFWLIVPPSGAPRAVMGVGKAAADAGLYRGRGLSTIPTRGGLAANTSAGLVEAWRVAREQDPGEGTLPLKRLFDDAIFHAENGVPVTAGHAALAQGKDKELTGDPGYDAIYRPGGKFLVEGERLSQGALAQTLRGLAARGLRDFYEGDIARALTDDLEKAGSPVTAAHLARQEARVVPPLKCCLQNQIEVLNTPPPTQGLVSLLILALFDRIAPDPTEGVDFVHRAVESFKAARRIAAKARLGDPSLMTSDAQSLLDDHAHLNDVAQAIDLGRASPWPDPGSDGGTVWFGAVDRDGTMVSVIQSIYHEYGSGVVLPETGVTWQNRGASFGLKESDPNPIAEGREPFHTLNPAAALLPDGQRMIYGTMGGEGQPQTQSAIFIRRLLFGQPLQAAITAPRWLLGRTWGAATNSLKIEDRMPEDVVEALRAAGHDVELFPSFDSAMGHAGAILRHTHGRLEGATDPRSDGSVAAW; encoded by the coding sequence ATGCTGACGACGCCAAGTAGCCAAAGGGGCATGGTGACCTCCCCCCACCATCTGGCGAGCCAAGCTGGATTGGATGTCCTGCGGGAGGGCGGCACAGCCATAGAGGCGGCCATCGCCACCGGCGCCTGCCTAGCGGTCGTCTATCCGCATATGAACGCTCTTGGTGGTGACAGTTTTTGGCTGATTGTGCCTCCCTCCGGTGCCCCAAGGGCGGTGATGGGGGTGGGCAAGGCCGCTGCGGATGCCGGGCTATATCGCGGTCGAGGTCTGTCCACCATTCCCACCCGTGGCGGCCTTGCGGCCAACACCAGTGCCGGTCTGGTCGAGGCCTGGCGGGTCGCGCGAGAGCAGGATCCCGGCGAGGGCACCCTCCCCCTCAAGCGTCTTTTCGACGACGCGATTTTCCATGCCGAGAACGGCGTCCCTGTGACCGCCGGCCACGCCGCCCTGGCACAGGGAAAGGACAAAGAACTGACCGGAGACCCCGGTTATGATGCCATCTATCGCCCCGGCGGCAAATTCCTCGTCGAAGGGGAGAGGCTGTCGCAGGGGGCGCTGGCCCAAACGCTAAGGGGCCTTGCCGCGCGAGGACTTCGCGACTTTTACGAAGGCGACATTGCCCGCGCCCTCACCGACGACCTGGAGAAAGCAGGCAGCCCCGTCACGGCGGCGCATCTCGCCCGGCAGGAGGCCAGGGTGGTGCCCCCTCTCAAATGCTGTCTTCAGAACCAGATCGAGGTGCTGAATACCCCGCCCCCCACCCAGGGACTGGTCTCTCTCCTCATCCTGGCCCTGTTCGACAGAATTGCCCCCGATCCCACCGAAGGCGTTGATTTTGTCCATCGTGCCGTCGAAAGTTTCAAAGCCGCCCGCCGGATCGCCGCAAAGGCGCGTCTCGGCGACCCGTCATTGATGACGTCGGACGCCCAGTCGCTTCTCGATGACCACGCCCATCTCAACGACGTGGCCCAGGCGATCGACCTTGGCCGCGCCAGCCCCTGGCCCGACCCTGGCAGCGACGGCGGCACGGTGTGGTTCGGCGCCGTCGATCGCGACGGCACAATGGTCAGTGTGATCCAATCGATTTATCACGAATATGGATCGGGGGTCGTGTTGCCGGAAACCGGCGTCACCTGGCAAAATCGCGGGGCGAGTTTCGGCCTCAAGGAGAGCGACCCCAATCCCATCGCCGAAGGACGGGAACCCTTCCACACCCTCAATCCCGCCGCCGCCTTACTGCCCGATGGTCAGCGGATGATCTACGGCACGATGGGCGGGGAAGGGCAGCCGCAAACCCAGTCCGCCATTTTCATCCGTCGTCTGCTCTTTGGCCAGCCTCTCCAGGCGGCCATCACGGCCCCCCGCTGGTTACTGGGCCGGACCTGGGGAGCGGCGACCAACAGCCTTAAGATCGAAGACCGAATGCCGGAGGATGTCGTAGAGGCGTTGCGCGCGGCCGGTCACGATGTCGAACTCTTCCCTTCCTTCGACAGTGCGATGGGCCATGCGGGAGCGATTCTTCGGCACACTCACGGGCGACTGGAAGGCGCAACCGACCCCCGCAGCGATGGGAGCGTCGCGGCATGGTGA
- a CDS encoding allantoate amidohydrolase, with amino-acid sequence MVTAHPAPSSAQRAIARCRALERAPYSEEDQGLFRPYLSPAHATSLGAVASFMQEAGMTPRLDAMGNLIGRYEGAGREDRVLMIGSHIDSVRAAGVFDGPLGVMIGIEAVHQMHDANHQCPFPIEIVAFGDEEGSRFHTSMLCSRAVAGDLADVDLDKIKDADGVTVRTARTLFRPPLPFDPKAPPDSAERQDLLAFVEVHIEQGPALEAAGLALGSVSGIAAQRRLRVHVGGKAGHAGTVPMSLRTDALTAAAEIVLAVEDLAAIQAERAQCHCVATVGRLEIRPGASNVIPGAAELTIDIRAETTELRDDLTARIAAAIERIADRRQVSASHETVQDLPGTACDPDLTERLSAAIVSVTGQDLQLSSGAGHDAMVMARACPIAMMFVRCRGGISHHPDEYVEEADVAAAITALGQLLSDLEHRHAA; translated from the coding sequence ATGGTGACAGCACACCCCGCTCCTTCTTCGGCACAGCGGGCCATCGCCCGGTGTCGGGCCCTTGAGCGCGCGCCCTATAGTGAAGAGGATCAGGGGCTCTTTCGGCCCTATCTTTCCCCGGCCCACGCTACGAGCCTTGGGGCCGTGGCGTCCTTCATGCAGGAGGCGGGGATGACGCCCCGTTTGGACGCCATGGGCAATCTGATCGGTCGATATGAGGGGGCAGGTCGGGAAGACCGGGTCCTGATGATCGGCTCCCACATCGATTCGGTTCGCGCCGCCGGGGTGTTCGACGGTCCCCTCGGCGTGATGATCGGGATCGAAGCCGTCCACCAGATGCACGACGCGAATCATCAGTGCCCCTTCCCCATCGAGATCGTGGCGTTCGGCGATGAGGAGGGCTCCCGCTTTCATACCTCCATGCTGTGCAGCCGCGCGGTGGCAGGCGATCTGGCCGATGTCGATCTCGACAAGATCAAGGACGCAGACGGCGTGACTGTGCGCACCGCCCGCACGCTGTTCCGTCCTCCCCTTCCCTTTGATCCGAAGGCGCCGCCCGACAGCGCCGAACGGCAAGATCTCCTGGCCTTCGTCGAAGTCCATATCGAGCAAGGCCCCGCCCTTGAGGCGGCGGGTCTGGCGCTGGGCAGTGTCTCCGGCATTGCCGCCCAAAGACGGCTGCGCGTCCATGTGGGGGGAAAGGCCGGCCATGCCGGCACCGTGCCGATGTCCCTTCGCACCGATGCCCTCACGGCGGCGGCCGAAATAGTGTTGGCCGTCGAGGATCTGGCGGCGATCCAGGCAGAACGCGCCCAGTGTCACTGTGTGGCGACGGTCGGACGGCTGGAGATCCGACCGGGGGCCAGTAATGTGATCCCGGGGGCAGCGGAACTGACGATCGACATCCGTGCGGAAACCACAGAGCTCCGAGATGACCTCACCGCCCGGATCGCAGCGGCGATCGAGCGGATCGCCGACAGACGACAGGTCAGCGCCAGCCACGAGACGGTCCAGGATCTGCCGGGAACCGCCTGTGACCCTGATTTGACCGAGAGGCTGTCCGCCGCCATCGTCTCGGTGACAGGGCAAGACTTACAGCTCTCCAGCGGGGCCGGCCATGATGCAATGGTCATGGCCAGGGCGTGCCCGATTGCCATGATGTTCGTCAGGTGCCGGGGAGGGATCAGTCATCACCCTGATGAATATGTTGAGGAGGCAGATGTCGCCGCAGCGATTACCGCGCTCGGCCAGCTTCTCTCCGATTTGGAGCATCGCCATGCCGCTTAA
- a CDS encoding pyridoxal-phosphate-dependent aminotransferase family protein, with translation MPLNSRDLDPPQRLLMGPGPANAHPRVLRAMAADLLGQFDPEFTAYMEEVMALYRPIFGTTNRWTFLIDGTARAAIEASLVSLTRPGDRVLVINFGRFGLLLEEILTRIGAKISRLDIPWGEVAAHDQIAAAIDEAAPQVVATVHGDTSTTTAQPLAGLGALCRAAGAYSYVDATATLGGMPFYTDEWELDVVTCGLQKCLGGPAGSAPITISDRAAEAIFARRHIEKGLSQGEAGGPAPRIQSNYFDLAMIMDYWSEKRLNHHTEATSMLYAARECARLALEEGLEARWARHHRAGKAMVAGLRAMGLTVYGQDAYRMANVTGVFIPEHVDGEAVRRRMRTEFEIEIGGAFGPLTGKIWRIGAMGVNARTHKVLITLGALEAVLRAEGLAVPAGAAVDAARSTF, from the coding sequence ATGCCGCTTAACAGTCGCGATCTCGACCCCCCCCAAAGGCTGCTCATGGGGCCTGGGCCCGCTAATGCCCACCCCCGCGTGCTGCGGGCGATGGCGGCGGACCTGCTCGGCCAGTTCGACCCCGAATTCACCGCCTATATGGAGGAGGTGATGGCCCTTTATCGGCCGATCTTCGGGACGACGAACCGCTGGACGTTTCTGATCGACGGGACGGCCCGCGCCGCCATCGAAGCCTCTCTCGTCTCGCTGACGCGGCCGGGTGACCGAGTCCTGGTCATCAATTTCGGACGCTTCGGTCTCCTCCTCGAAGAAATCCTCACCCGTATCGGGGCCAAGATCTCAAGGCTCGATATTCCGTGGGGGGAGGTTGCCGCGCACGACCAAATCGCCGCCGCCATCGATGAGGCTGCCCCTCAGGTCGTCGCCACGGTCCATGGCGATACCTCCACCACCACCGCCCAACCGCTGGCAGGGCTTGGCGCTCTTTGCCGGGCGGCCGGGGCCTATTCCTATGTCGATGCCACGGCAACCTTGGGCGGCATGCCGTTCTACACGGATGAATGGGAGCTTGATGTCGTCACCTGCGGCCTGCAAAAATGCCTGGGGGGGCCGGCGGGCTCCGCCCCGATCACCATCTCGGACCGCGCCGCCGAGGCGATCTTCGCGCGCCGTCATATCGAGAAGGGCCTGTCCCAGGGCGAAGCGGGGGGACCGGCCCCCCGAATTCAGTCCAACTATTTCGACCTCGCCATGATCATGGATTACTGGTCCGAAAAGCGGCTGAACCACCACACCGAAGCGACCAGCATGCTCTATGCGGCGCGGGAATGTGCCCGTCTCGCCCTTGAAGAAGGGCTGGAGGCGCGCTGGGCCCGTCACCACCGCGCCGGTAAGGCAATGGTCGCGGGACTTCGGGCCATGGGCCTCACCGTCTACGGCCAGGATGCCTATCGTATGGCGAATGTCACCGGGGTCTTTATCCCCGAACACGTCGACGGTGAAGCAGTTCGTCGCCGTATGCGGACGGAATTTGAAATCGAAATCGGCGGCGCCTTTGGGCCGCTGACCGGAAAGATCTGGCGCATCGGCGCCATGGGCGTGAATGCTCGGACCCACAAGGTCCTGATCACCCTTGGCGCCCTTGAAGCCGTCCTTAGGGCCGAAGGCTTGGCCGTGCCGGCGGGCGCCGCCGTGGATGCCGCAAGGAGCACCTTTTGA
- the puuE gene encoding allantoinase PuuE, with translation MSPPLRDLLGYGAVPPDPDWPGKARIAVQIVVNYEEGAERSILNGDPESEAFLSDMVGARPIKGARSMAMESLYEYGARAGFWRLYRLLSGQGWPVTVFGVAEALAANPEAVDAMKAADWEIASHGLRWIDYQNIPEETEKDHIARAIALHTEITGERPLGFYQGRTSPHTARLVVEDGGFLYDADSYADDLPYYDTRHGRPQLVVPYTLEANDMKFVALNGFPDGDSFARYLIDSFDTLYAEGGRMMSVGLHGRIAGRPARTAGLKRFLDHVGSHDHVWRARRIDIARHWLERHPYAA, from the coding sequence ATGAGCCCGCCTCTCCGCGATCTCCTTGGCTATGGCGCCGTCCCGCCGGACCCCGACTGGCCCGGTAAGGCGCGAATCGCGGTTCAGATCGTTGTGAATTATGAGGAAGGCGCGGAGCGATCTATCCTCAATGGCGACCCTGAATCAGAGGCCTTCCTTTCCGACATGGTCGGGGCGCGCCCCATAAAAGGCGCCCGCTCCATGGCGATGGAAAGTCTTTATGAATACGGCGCCCGGGCAGGGTTTTGGCGGCTTTATCGGCTATTGTCGGGGCAAGGCTGGCCGGTCACGGTCTTTGGCGTCGCCGAGGCGCTGGCCGCCAACCCCGAGGCGGTCGACGCCATGAAAGCCGCCGATTGGGAGATCGCCAGCCATGGGCTGCGCTGGATCGACTATCAGAACATCCCCGAGGAGACAGAGAAGGATCATATTGCCCGCGCCATCGCTCTCCACACAGAGATCACGGGGGAGCGGCCCTTGGGCTTTTATCAAGGACGGACAAGTCCGCACACAGCCCGTCTTGTGGTGGAGGATGGCGGGTTCCTCTATGATGCTGACAGCTATGCAGACGACCTCCCTTATTACGATACCCGTCACGGGCGGCCCCAATTGGTCGTTCCCTATACCCTCGAAGCGAACGATATGAAGTTCGTCGCCCTCAATGGCTTTCCCGACGGTGACAGCTTTGCCCGCTATTTGATCGACAGCTTTGACACTCTTTATGCTGAAGGAGGGCGAATGATGTCGGTGGGCTTGCATGGACGCATTGCCGGCCGTCCGGCCCGCACAGCAGGGCTGAAGCGTTTTCTCGACCATGTCGGCAGTCACGATCATGTATGGCGCGCCCGGCGCATCGATATCGCCCGCCACTGGCTTGAGAGGCATCCCTATGCCGCTTAA
- the uraD gene encoding 2-oxo-4-hydroxy-4-carboxy-5-ureidoimidazoline decarboxylase gives MPLKPLPLDQINEMAEADYVAALGFLFEHSPWVVERSAAHRPFATTEAMMSAFGTVLETASREEVLGLLNAHPDLAGKAARAGKLTAHSTKEQAAAGLNSLTEDEYDRFHYWNRAYHDKYGIPFIICVRNHDRAAILAAMETRSQSHRTVDEEVSTALDEVLAIVRHRLKEVVHDPSR, from the coding sequence ATGCCGCTTAAGCCCCTCCCCCTTGATCAGATCAATGAGATGGCAGAAGCCGACTATGTCGCCGCCCTCGGCTTTCTCTTCGAGCACAGCCCTTGGGTCGTTGAGCGATCAGCGGCCCACCGCCCCTTTGCCACCACCGAGGCGATGATGTCGGCCTTCGGCACCGTTCTTGAGACAGCCTCCCGCGAGGAGGTACTGGGGCTTCTCAATGCCCACCCAGACCTTGCAGGAAAAGCAGCGCGCGCCGGCAAACTGACGGCCCATTCCACCAAGGAACAGGCCGCCGCTGGCCTTAATTCCCTCACTGAGGATGAGTATGACCGGTTCCATTACTGGAACCGAGCCTATCACGACAAATACGGCATTCCCTTCATCATCTGCGTTCGTAATCACGATCGCGCCGCCATTCTCGCCGCGATGGAAACCAGATCTCAAAGCCATCGTACCGTGGACGAAGAAGTGTCGACCGCTCTCGATGAAGTTCTCGCCATCGTCCGCCACCGCTTGAAGGAGGTCGTCCATGACCCATCTCGCTGA